The following DNA comes from Bradyrhizobium sp. SK17.
GGACCAGCCGCGATACAGCCAACCGCGCGCGAACAGTTCCTCCCAGAGCGGTGCGGCGACCGCAAAGGCGATCACCAGCAGCCACAGTGCGCTGTGCTCCTGCGCCGATTTCAGCACGTCGCCCATGAAGCCCGGCGTCACGTCGCGACCGGCAGCGCGGGACACCATGTCCCAGGCGCCGACCAGCACGACCAGCGCGACGATGCCGATGATCACGTTCTTCCACGACGTCCCGCGCAGCCCGAGATAATCGGCGAACGGGATCCGGGTCCGGCGGATCGCAAACCACAGCGCCAGCAGCACCATGGGCAGGCCGGCGAGCACCGAGAGCGAGATCGTCAGGCCGTCGGCGACCACATGGGTGATGCCGGCGACCGAAAGCTCGGCGCCCTGCGCGATGATGCGGTACACGATGACCCCAACCTGGCCGACGAACATCGCGGCGAAGATCACGAGGCCCCACAGCGCGGTGCCCCAGAACTTCCAGACCCGCGGTGGGCGCGGCGCAGCATCGATAGCGGCAGCAGTGTCTTGCGGCGTAACAGAATCCATCAGCGAACCTCGGTCCTATCGGTTCGTCATGGCCGGGCCTGCCCCGGCCATCCACGTCTTTCTTGCTCGATCGAAACAAGGACGTGGATGCCCGGCACAAGGCCGGGCATGACGGTGGTGAATTATGGCAGCGCCCGCGCCAGCAGCGCGCGCTGATCGGCATCGGAGAGGTCGACCGCGCCGTACATGCCGGCATGGTTTCCGGCGAGCCGCGTCACGGCGAACAGTTCGGCGCTTGGCGGCGAGACCTGGTTGAGCGCCGCAGTCGCGGCCAGCAGCGCGAGCTTCTCGACCGCAAGCCGCGCGACGCGCTCGCTGTCGGGCCGGCGGAACGATTGCCCGATCGATGCGACGGTTTCGACGGCGCCCGGCAGGCCCTTGGTCGCGTCGGCGAGCGCGCGCAACACGGCGAGTGCGGCATCCGCCTCGCGGCCGAGTGCGCGGAGCACGTCCAGGCACATCACGTTGCCGGAGCCTTCCCAGATCGCGTTGACCGGCGCCTCCCGGTAGTGGCGCGCCAGAATACCCTCCTCGACATAGCCATTGCCGCCGAGGCACTCCATCGCCTCGTAGACGAATCCGGGCGCGCTCTTGCAGGTCCAGTATTTGATCGCCGGCGTCAGCAACCGCATATAGGCCGCCTCGCCGGCATCGCCGGGCGCGCGGTCGAAGGCGCGGCAGAGCCGCATCACCAGTGCTACCGATGCCTCGACATGCAGCGCCATGTCTGACAGCACCGCCTGCATCAGCGGCTGATCGGCAAGATGCTTCTGGAACACGCTGCGATGCCGCGCGTGATTGAGCGCATGCGCCAGCCCCGAGCGCATCAGGCCTACGGATGCAATCGCGCAATCCTGCCGCGTCAGTTGCACCATCTGGATGATCGTGCGGATGCCCTTGCCCTCCTCGCCGATCAGTTCGGCATGGGCGCCGTGGAATTCGACCTCGGAGGAGGCATTGGAGCGGTTGCCGAGCTTGTCCTTCAGCCGCTGGAAGTGGATCGCATTCACGGTGCCGTCGGGTGCAAAGCGCGGCATGAAGAAACAGCTCAAGCCGTCCTTTGCCTGCGCCAGCACCAGGAACGCGTCGCACATCGGCGCCGACATGAACCATTTGTGCCCGGTGATGCGGTAGGCAGCGCCATCAGGCTCGGCGCTCGTCATGTTGGCGCGCACGTCGGTGCCGCCCTGCTTTTCGGTCATGCCCATGCCGAGCGTCATGCCGCGCTTGCTCCACCACGGCGCGAAGCTCGGATCGTAGGCGCGCGTGCCGATGACCGGCATCGTCTTCGCCAGAATGTCGGGCTGCGAGGCCAGCGCCGCGACCGAGGCGCGCGTCATCGTGATCGGGCAGAGATGACCGGTCTCGACTTGCGACGCGATGTAGAATTTCGCCGCGCGCACCACCTCGGCGGCTCCGCCAGCGGGCTTGCCCTCGGCGCTCCAGGTCGAATTGTGCACCCCGGCATGGGCCGAATGCGCCATCAGTTCGTGATAGGCCGGATGAAATTCGACCTCGTCGCGGCGATTGCCCCTGGCATCGAAGCTGCGCAGCTTCGGCGTATTCTCGTTGGCGACGCGGCCGCGCTCCGCCATCGCGGCGGAGCCCCAATGCTTGCCGAAGTCGGACAGCTCGGCCGCTGCCGCCGTCCCGCCATTGGCGGCAACCGCCGCAACCAACGGTGCGTCGGCCGTGAACAGGTCGATGTTCTCGAACGGCGGCGACTGGTTCAGCACGTCGTGGGTGGCAAACGGAGCCTGCGTCATGGTCTCCTCGGGGAACAATCTCGTCGCGCACAAGGCCGGGAATACCGGCTTGCAGCGGCGAGGATCATGCGCCGGCAGCAGCGCAATGGAATCGGAGGATCATAAGCCTGCGATCCGGCGCGGGGCAGCAAAAAGTACACGTCAGCGAGACCTGCCATGCCAGACGCCCGGGCGGCGGGCGGTCAGGTCAAGCGTGTCCTGTCCACCTTGGTCCTGGAAGCCAGGACCGGAAGCAGATCGCCGGCGTGCAGCGGCTGGCCGCACGGGAACGACGCCATCCGCAGCACCGACTGGTGCGAAATGCCGTCGACCGGCGAGACATAGACGACGCGCAGCTCAATCTTGTGCCTCACATTGTAGCCCTGCCACTTCGGATTGTCTTTCCGCATCAGTTCGGCAGCTTCGCAGCCGACCATGTCGGAGGTCCACTTGGTCTTGGTGAGTATCCCGCGCTCGATCGTTTCCAGATAGCATTGGTCGTTGACGCCGCTGACGCGCGCATCGACGCGCGTGTAGTTGGTGCTCTTGTCGTACTGGTCGTAGGCCACGATGCCAACCGCACTGGCCAGAGTGATCGCAAGGCCCGCCAGACGCATGTGCTGTGCTCCCGCTCCGTCCAAGCATGATAGACGGGGGCATTAAGGAGTCTTGAATGCACGCGCCGTGGCTTGCGCGACGGCAACCACACTGTTGCGGAAATACCTTGGATTTGAGGAAATTCCGTCGCGTCAGCGCGGCCGCGTGATCGGGAAATCATAGGCCTGCCCGCCCGCCCCCGGCAGCGAGAAATGCCACCATTCCTTT
Coding sequences within:
- a CDS encoding CPBP family intramembrane glutamic endopeptidase, which translates into the protein MDSVTPQDTAAAIDAAPRPPRVWKFWGTALWGLVIFAAMFVGQVGVIVYRIIAQGAELSVAGITHVVADGLTISLSVLAGLPMVLLALWFAIRRTRIPFADYLGLRGTSWKNVIIGIVALVVLVGAWDMVSRAAGRDVTPGFMGDVLKSAQEHSALWLLVIAFAVAAPLWEELFARGWLYRGWSESRLGPTGAILLSSLVWTLMHLQYDWFFLCEVLSIGLLFGYLRFRTGSTWLTILLHGLNNLAATIQTWWLAGQ
- a CDS encoding acyl-CoA dehydrogenase family protein produces the protein MTQAPFATHDVLNQSPPFENIDLFTADAPLVAAVAANGGTAAAAELSDFGKHWGSAAMAERGRVANENTPKLRSFDARGNRRDEVEFHPAYHELMAHSAHAGVHNSTWSAEGKPAGGAAEVVRAAKFYIASQVETGHLCPITMTRASVAALASQPDILAKTMPVIGTRAYDPSFAPWWSKRGMTLGMGMTEKQGGTDVRANMTSAEPDGAAYRITGHKWFMSAPMCDAFLVLAQAKDGLSCFFMPRFAPDGTVNAIHFQRLKDKLGNRSNASSEVEFHGAHAELIGEEGKGIRTIIQMVQLTRQDCAIASVGLMRSGLAHALNHARHRSVFQKHLADQPLMQAVLSDMALHVEASVALVMRLCRAFDRAPGDAGEAAYMRLLTPAIKYWTCKSAPGFVYEAMECLGGNGYVEEGILARHYREAPVNAIWEGSGNVMCLDVLRALGREADAALAVLRALADATKGLPGAVETVASIGQSFRRPDSERVARLAVEKLALLAATAALNQVSPPSAELFAVTRLAGNHAGMYGAVDLSDADQRALLARALP